The following are encoded in a window of Arvicanthis niloticus isolate mArvNil1 chromosome 1, mArvNil1.pat.X, whole genome shotgun sequence genomic DNA:
- the Capn1 gene encoding calpain-1 catalytic subunit, translating into MAEELITPVYCTGVSAQVQKQRDKELGLGRHENAIKYLGQDYETLRARCLQNGVLFQDEAFPPVSHSLGFKELGPHSSKTYGIKWKRPRELLSNPQFIVDGATRTDICQGALGDCWLLAAIASLTLNETILHRVVPYGQSFQDGYAGIFHFQLWQFGEWVDVVVDDLLPTKDGKLVFVHSAQGNEFWSALLEKAYAKVNGSYEALSGGCTSEAFEDFTGGVTEWYDLQKAPSDLYQIILKALERGSLLGCSINISDIHDLEAVTFKNLVKGHAYSVTGAKQVTYQGQRVNLIRMRNPWGEVEWKGPWSDNSYEWNKVDPYEREQLRVKMEDGEFWMSFRDFIREFTKLEICNLTPDALKSRTLRNWNTTFYEGTWRRGSTAGGCRNYPATFWVNPQFKIRLEEVDDADDYDNRESGCSFLLALMQKHRRRERRFGRDMETIGFAVYQVPREMVGQPVHLKRDFFLANASRAQSEHFINLREVSNRIRLPPGEYIVVPSTFEPNKEGDFLLRFFSEKKAGTQELDDQIQANLPDEKVLSEEEIDDNFKTLFSKLAGDDMEISVKELQTILNRIISKHKDLRTNGFSLESCRSMVNLMDRDGNGKLGLVEFNILWNRIRNYLTIFRKFDLDKSGSMSAYEMRMAIEAAGFKLNKKLHELIITRYSEPDLAVDFDNFVCCLVRLETMFRFFKILDTDLDGVVTFDLFKWLQLTMFA; encoded by the exons ATGGCAGAGGAGTTAATCACACCTGTGTACTGCACTGGGGTGTCAGCTCAAGTGCAGAAGCAACGGGACAAGGAACTGGGCTTGGGCCGCCATGAAAACGCCATCAAGTACCTGGGCCAGGATTATGAGACGCTGCGGGCAAGATGCCTGCAAAATGGGGTCCTCTTCCAAGATGAGGCCTTCCCTCCGGTTTCTCATAGCCTGGGCTTCAAGGAACTGGGTCCCCATTCCTCTAAAACCTATGGCATCAAGTGGAAGCGTCCTAGG GAACTGCTGTCAAACCCCCAGTTCATCGTGGATGGAGCCACCCGAACAGACATCTGCCAGGGAGCACTGG GTGACTGTTGGCTCCTGGCTGCCATTGCCTCCCTCACTCTCAACGAGACTATTCTGCACCGAGTGGTTCCCTACGGCCAGAGCTTTCAGGATGGCTACGCTGGCATCTTTCATTTCCAG CTGTGGCAGTTTGGGGAGTGGGTAGACGTGGTCGTGGATGACTTGCTACCCACCAAGGACGGGAAGCTGGTGTTTGTGCACTCTGCCCAGGGCAACGAGTTCTGGAGTGCTCTGCTTGAGAAAGCGTATGCTAA AGTGAATGGCAGCTACGAGGCCCTTTCGGGAGGCTGCACTTCAGAGGCCTTCGAGGACTTTACCGGTGGGGTCACTGAGTGGTACGATCTGCAGAAGGCACCCAGCGACCTCTACCAGATCATTCTGAAGGCCCTGGAACGAGGCTCCTTGCTGGGCTGCTCCATTAAT ATCTCTGATATCCATGATTTGGAGGCTGTTACTTTTAAGAACCTGGTGAAGGGCCATGCATACTCTGTGACGGGTGCCAAGCAG GTAACTTACCAGGGCCAGAGGGTGAACCTAATCCGGATGCGGAATCCCTGGGGAGAAGTGGAGTGGAAAGGACCCTGGAGTGACAA CTCCTATGAGTGGAACAAAGTGGACCCCTATGAACGAGAGCAGCTGAGGGTCAAGATGGAGGATGGGGAGTTCTG GATGTCCTTCCGAGACTTCATCCGTGAGTTCACCAAATTGGAAATCTGCAACCTTACCCCTGATGCCCTTAAGAGCAGAACCCTCCGGAATTGGAATACCACATTTTACGAGGGCACCTGGCGCCGGGGAAGCACCGCTGGAGGCTGCAGGAACTACCCAG CTACCTTCTGGGTAAACCCCCAGTTCAAGATCCGGTTGGAGGAGGTGGATGATGCAGATGACTATGACAACCGAGAGTCTGGCTGCAGCTTCTTGTTGGCCCTCATGCAGAAGCACCGCCGCAGGGAGCGGCGCTTTGGCCGGGACATGGAGACCATTGGTTTTGCAGTATACCAG GTCCCCCGGGAG ATGGTGGGTCAGCCTGTGCACTTGAAGCGTGACTTCTTCCTGGCCAATGCTTCTCGGGCACAATCAGAACACTTTATCAACCTCCGAGAAGTCAGTAACCGCATCCGCCTGCCGCCCGGGGAGTATATAGTAGTGCCCTCCACCTTCGAGCCCAACAAAGAGGGTGACTTTCTGCTGCGCTTCTTTTCAGAGAAGAAGGCTGGGACCCA GGAACTAGATGACCAGATCCAGGCCAACCTCCCCGATGAG AAAGTTCTCTCTGAAGAAGAGATCGATGACAACTTCAAAACCTTGTTCAGCAAGTTGGCAGGGGAT GACATGGAGATCAGCGTCAAGGAGTTACAGACCATCTTGAACAGAATCATTAGCAAAC acAAAGACCTGCGCACTAATGGCTTCAGCCTGGAGTCGTGCCGCAGCATGGTGAACCTCATGGAT CGAGACGGCAATGGGAAGCTGGGCCTGGTGGAGTTCAACATCTTGTGGAACCGCATCCGAAATTACCTG ACCATCTTCCGGAAGTTTGACCTGGACAAGTCTGGCAGTATGAGTGCCTACGAGATGAGGATGGCCATCGAGGCTGCAG GCTTCAAGCTTAACAAGAAGCTGCATGAACTCATCATTACCCGCTACTCAGAGCCAGACCTGGCCGTGGACTTTGACAACTTTGTGTGCTGCCTTGTACGACTGGAGACCATGTTCC GGTTTTTCAAAATTCTGGACACAGACCTGGATGGTGTTGTGACCTTTGATCTATTTAAG TGGTTACAGTTGACTATGTTTGCATGA